From Erwinia pyri, a single genomic window includes:
- the trpCF gene encoding bifunctional indole-3-glycerol-phosphate synthase TrpC/phosphoribosylanthranilate isomerase TrpF has protein sequence MQETVLNKIVQDKAVWLAARQQQQPLSSFQNEVQPSTRSFYHALQGARTVFILECKKASPSKGVIREDFDPAAIAGIYRHYASAVSVLTDEKYFQGSFDFLPVVSAAITQPVLCKDFMIDPYQVYLARYYQADAILLMLSVLNDEQYRQLAAVAHSLNMGVLTEVISDEELERATALGAKVIGINNRDLRDLSIDLDRTRRLAPKVAHGVTVISESGINSYAQVRELSRFANGFLIGSALMSEEDLSAAVRRVMLGDNKVCGLTRAEDARAAHEAGAIYGGLIFAKGSPRQLDEEKARLVMSGAPLKYAGVFRNNAIGDIVTIVAALNLRAVQLHGDEDQAFVTALRAELPEQVQIWKAFSIKESLPARDWQHVDRYVFDNGNGGSGKRFDWSLLRGESLENVLLAGGLGADNCVEAAQLGCAGLDFNSGVESAPGIKDALKIASVFHTLKAY, from the coding sequence ATGCAGGAAACCGTACTGAACAAAATTGTGCAGGATAAAGCGGTCTGGCTGGCAGCGCGCCAGCAGCAGCAGCCGCTCTCCTCGTTTCAGAATGAGGTGCAGCCCTCCACCCGCAGCTTCTACCATGCGTTACAGGGTGCGAGAACCGTCTTTATTCTGGAGTGCAAGAAAGCCTCTCCGTCAAAAGGGGTGATCCGCGAAGATTTCGATCCTGCTGCTATCGCCGGGATCTACAGACACTACGCTTCTGCGGTATCCGTGCTGACCGATGAGAAATATTTTCAGGGAAGCTTCGATTTTCTCCCTGTGGTCAGCGCCGCCATTACCCAACCGGTGCTGTGCAAAGATTTTATGATTGACCCGTATCAGGTTTACCTGGCGCGTTACTATCAGGCAGATGCGATTCTGCTGATGCTCTCGGTGTTGAATGATGAGCAGTATCGCCAGCTGGCGGCGGTCGCCCACAGCCTGAATATGGGCGTGCTGACGGAAGTGATTAGCGATGAAGAGCTCGAACGCGCTACCGCGTTGGGAGCCAAAGTCATTGGTATCAATAACCGCGACTTACGCGATCTGTCGATCGATCTTGACCGCACACGCCGCCTCGCACCCAAAGTCGCGCATGGTGTGACAGTTATCAGCGAATCGGGCATCAACAGCTATGCGCAGGTGCGTGAGCTAAGCCGCTTTGCTAACGGCTTCCTGATTGGCTCCGCGCTGATGTCTGAGGAGGATCTCTCTGCCGCCGTACGGCGCGTGATGCTGGGCGATAATAAAGTCTGTGGCCTGACACGGGCTGAAGATGCCCGTGCCGCCCATGAAGCTGGCGCTATTTATGGCGGTCTGATCTTCGCTAAAGGCTCTCCCCGCCAGCTTGATGAGGAGAAAGCCCGTCTGGTCATGAGCGGTGCGCCACTGAAGTACGCTGGCGTGTTCCGCAATAACGCTATCGGTGACATTGTCACTATCGTTGCGGCCCTGAATCTGCGGGCGGTGCAGCTGCACGGTGACGAAGATCAGGCGTTTGTTACCGCTCTGCGGGCAGAACTCCCTGAGCAGGTACAAATCTGGAAAGCGTTCAGCATTAAAGAGTCCCTTCCCGCCCGCGACTGGCAGCATGTCGATCGTTACGTTTTCGATAATGGCAACGGCGGCAGCGGCAAACGGTTTGACTGGTCACTGCTTCGTGGAGAGTCACTGGAGAACGTATTGCTGGCCGGTGGCCTCGGCGCAGATAACTGCGTGGAAGCGGCACAGCTTGGCTGTGCCGGACTGGATTTCAATTCCGGCGTGGAGAGCGCGCCCGGGATCAAAGATGCCTTAAAGATTGCCTCAGTGTTTCACACGCTGAAGGCGTACTGA